One stretch of Schistocerca nitens isolate TAMUIC-IGC-003100 chromosome 11, iqSchNite1.1, whole genome shotgun sequence DNA includes these proteins:
- the LOC126213479 gene encoding poly [ADP-ribose] polymerase tankyrase-2-like isoform X1 has translation MFRKTKIWTCVAEESSSMETKAEDTVTEDLAAALDASEGATVVLVAGEMRLAAHRAVLAARSPVFGAMFRHDTLEASSGVVTISDVEGPVLRLVVGYCYKLKSPQPSSMSLQLLEAADKYGLLGLKADCEQQLAARLTVENAADTAVFAVRYPCPTLKSAAISFIWSNPQVFDTQGWADAEREQPEETGEVNRLLDEQREEIRRLPAEEKDRRLLEAAKVGAVAEVKELLTAGADVAARGGWWWTPLHYAACNGHLEVARCLVTAGAEVDARDEVQTTPLHRAAFNGCTDVMRLLLANSADPNVKNKWGWTPMHDAASNGFAEAVAVLLEAGANRRVRTGCGETALDIARQKNHLHLVDMLRLN, from the exons AATCATCCTCAATGGAAACCAAGGCTGAAGACACCGTAACCGAGGACCTGGCTGCAGCGCTGGACGCCTCGGAGGGCGCCACCGTGGTGCTGGTGGCGGGGGAGATGCGGCTGGCGGCGCACCGGGCAGTCCTGGCAGCCAGGAGCCCCGTGTTCGGCGCCATGTTTCGCCACGACACGCTGGAGGCCAGCAGTGGCGTGGTCACCATCAGCGACGTGGAGGGCCCAGTCCTGCGCCTGGTGGTGGGCTACTGCTACAAGCTGAAGTCTCCACAGCCATCCAGCATGAGCCTTCAGCTCCTGGAGGCTGCAGACAAGTACGGCTTGCTGGGGCTGAAGGCCGACTGCGAGCAGCAGCTGGCTGCTCGGCTGACTGTGGAGAACGCAGCGGACACAGCTGTGTTCGCTGTAAGGTACCCTTGTCCTACCCTCAAGTCGGCTGCCATCAGCTTCATATGGTCCAACCCCCAGGTGTTCGACACGCAGGGCTGGGCTGATGCAGAACGCGAGCAGCCTGAAGAAACAGGTGAAGTGAATCGGCTACTCGATGAGCAACGTGAAGAAATCAG AAGGCTTCCTGCAGAGGAGAAGGACAGGAGGCTGCTGGAGGCAGCTAAGGTGGGCGCCGTGGCGGAGGTGAAGGAGCTGCTCACGGCAGGGGCGGACGTGGCAGCTAGGGGTGGCTGGTGGTGGACCCCCTTGCACTATGCAGCGTGCAATGGGCACCTGGAGGTGGCGCGGTGCCTGGTAACAGCTGGAGCCGAGGTGGATGCCAGAGACGAGGTGCAGACCACGCCTCTGCACCGGGCCGCGTTCAATGGCTGCACGGATGTGATGCGTCTGCTGTTGGCCAATTCTGCCGACCCCAACGTCAAGAATAAATGGGGGTGGACGCCAATGCACGATGCAGCATCCAATGGCTTTGCCGAAGCGGTGGCGGTGCTGCTGGAAGCGGGGGCTAACAGGCGGGTGAGGACTGGCTGTGGGGAAACGGCGCTGGACATCGCCAGGCAGAAGAACCACCTGCACTTGGTAGACATGCTGAGATTAAACTAG
- the LOC126213479 gene encoding poly [ADP-ribose] polymerase tankyrase-2-like isoform X4, with translation METKAEDTVTEDLAAALDASEGATVVLVAGEMRLAAHRAVLAARSPVFGAMFRHDTLEASSGVVTISDVEGPVLRLVVGYCYKLKSPQPSSMSLQLLEAADKYGLLGLKADCEQQLAARLTVENAADTAVFAVRYPCPTLKSAAISFIWSNPQVFDTQGWADAEREQPEETGEVNRLLDEQREEIRRLPAEEKDRRLLEAAKVGAVAEVKELLTAGADVAARGGWWWTPLHYAACNGHLEVARCLVTAGAEVDARDEVQTTPLHRAAFNGCTDVMRLLLANSADPNVKNKWGWTPMHDAASNGFAEAVAVLLEAGANRRVRTGCGETALDIARQKNHLHLVDMLRLN, from the exons ATGGAAACCAAGGCTGAAGACACCGTAACCGAGGACCTGGCTGCAGCGCTGGACGCCTCGGAGGGCGCCACCGTGGTGCTGGTGGCGGGGGAGATGCGGCTGGCGGCGCACCGGGCAGTCCTGGCAGCCAGGAGCCCCGTGTTCGGCGCCATGTTTCGCCACGACACGCTGGAGGCCAGCAGTGGCGTGGTCACCATCAGCGACGTGGAGGGCCCAGTCCTGCGCCTGGTGGTGGGCTACTGCTACAAGCTGAAGTCTCCACAGCCATCCAGCATGAGCCTTCAGCTCCTGGAGGCTGCAGACAAGTACGGCTTGCTGGGGCTGAAGGCCGACTGCGAGCAGCAGCTGGCTGCTCGGCTGACTGTGGAGAACGCAGCGGACACAGCTGTGTTCGCTGTAAGGTACCCTTGTCCTACCCTCAAGTCGGCTGCCATCAGCTTCATATGGTCCAACCCCCAGGTGTTCGACACGCAGGGCTGGGCTGATGCAGAACGCGAGCAGCCTGAAGAAACAGGTGAAGTGAATCGGCTACTCGATGAGCAACGTGAAGAAATCAG AAGGCTTCCTGCAGAGGAGAAGGACAGGAGGCTGCTGGAGGCAGCTAAGGTGGGCGCCGTGGCGGAGGTGAAGGAGCTGCTCACGGCAGGGGCGGACGTGGCAGCTAGGGGTGGCTGGTGGTGGACCCCCTTGCACTATGCAGCGTGCAATGGGCACCTGGAGGTGGCGCGGTGCCTGGTAACAGCTGGAGCCGAGGTGGATGCCAGAGACGAGGTGCAGACCACGCCTCTGCACCGGGCCGCGTTCAATGGCTGCACGGATGTGATGCGTCTGCTGTTGGCCAATTCTGCCGACCCCAACGTCAAGAATAAATGGGGGTGGACGCCAATGCACGATGCAGCATCCAATGGCTTTGCCGAAGCGGTGGCGGTGCTGCTGGAAGCGGGGGCTAACAGGCGGGTGAGGACTGGCTGTGGGGAAACGGCGCTGGACATCGCCAGGCAGAAGAACCACCTGCACTTGGTAGACATGCTGAGATTAAACTAG